The DNA region GACAACCGCAACCGTGCGGCCGCCGAGGTGCGCACCGCGATGACGCGCAACGGCGGCACGATGGCCGACCCCGGCAGTGTCGCCTACAACTTCCATCGCAAGGGCGTGATCGTCGTCTCGGGCGAGGGGACCAGCGAGGACGACGTCATGCTGGCCGTCCTGGAGGCCGGTGCGGAGGAGATCGAGCCGCACGCGGAGGGCTTCGAGATCCTCACCGATCCGTCCGAGCTGGTCACGGTCCGCTCCGCGCTGCAGGAGGCGGGCATCGACTACGAGTCGGCGGACGTCGAATTCGTCCCGACGCTGAAGGTCGAGGTGGACGCCGACACGGCGCGCAAGGTCTTCCGTCTGATCGACGCGCTCGAAGACAGCGACGATGTGCAGAACGTCTACAGCAACTTCGACCTGACCGCCGACGTGCAGGCCGAACTGGAAGCGGACGAGTAGGCGACAACTGCCGCTCGCCGGGCGCGCCGTCGGCGCCCGCCGGTCGA from Microbacterium sp. zg-B185 includes:
- a CDS encoding YebC/PmpR family DNA-binding transcriptional regulator, which encodes MSGHSKWATTKHKKAIIDSRRAKSFAKLIKNIEVAAKIGGADLAGNPTLQDAVQKAKKTSVPIDNINRAVKRGAGLTGESVDYQTILYEGYGPNGVALLIECLTDNRNRAAAEVRTAMTRNGGTMADPGSVAYNFHRKGVIVVSGEGTSEDDVMLAVLEAGAEEIEPHAEGFEILTDPSELVTVRSALQEAGIDYESADVEFVPTLKVEVDADTARKVFRLIDALEDSDDVQNVYSNFDLTADVQAELEADE